The window TATCGGACATTTATAACTACTCAAGTACTTTACTCAAAACCAACTGAGACTTGGATTCTCTCgataataagtttatttatttacatttgaaTTAAACCAAAAGGTATATAATTAGGTCTTTCGATTTCAATTTTTCAGTCATCAAAATGTtcttgacaaaaagaaaaaaaaaaaactgagaacGTGATTTGAAATTTAGAACCATAGGTTATGGCACGGGTATTTGTGACAAGTTTTGCcgtctctttttttccttttgtcgtTATGCGCTTAGCTTTTTTCTATTCATGCAAATGCAATACccttttgtcttttcttttccattttcttagTCTTGTATTTTAATCCTAAATAAACATGACATTAGATATGCAGATTGAAGCGTGGCATACGGAATTGGAGTGGAGGGAGACTTGCTTTATCTCATGTGTCTTTTCAGATTGTCTTTGTAATGTTCCTTCAAATGATACTATTTTCATGAATGATTTTGATGAAAAGAgtttatcattaaatattaaaacaattgtTATGGCTTAAAAAGAATCAACTTCAAGAAACAACAGAAAAGCTGAAATTTATTATTGGGGATCGTGTTGGGTGAGGAGGGTGAGCATTTAATATGTGCATCCTTTGATTATCTTCAATTTATTGTATGgtaatgatatatgaatattcacatattttaaatatttttttgatatttttttttattcaggtgctaaattttataatatattttttcttctctcaatCTTGATGTcttataacataataataactgtctatgaaacatttttctttattccaACCTGCGATAGAAATGGACTATAACCATTGTGTGCAATTACACGATTGTAGGgagtatattttttgtatatttctcaATTTGctgattagaagaaaaaaaaaacggatTTGCAGTAATCATCTTTCTCAGGAGCTTTTTCCTCCTTCATCATTTGTCCCTATTGGCTATTCTTCACTCTGTAACGTACGTGTGCAAAGGTACCACTACCacttgttaacttttttttctttcttttctaatgTATGAAAATTTAGGTGAGTACATTTACTGAAATGCTTGtagtaaattattatttactgaCAAAGTTGTTACATGACATCTGGTACGCACTCAGTCCCTTATTGTGTTTGGTGTTTGACATGATACCGACACGACACTGGTGCCGACACGACACTGGTGTCCGTGTTCAAGTTGAGTTTGATGTGTTTGACAAGTGTCCACGTATCCGTGTCTGTATTGTGTCTGGTGTTTGTGTCAGTGTTGATGCTTAATAGGTGTTTTTCGTTGGCTGTCAGTGCCACTTGTTGTTCCTTTTACACTCGTTGCTCTTAAAAAACGAGTGTTTGTCACGTGTCATCATACATTGAGTGAGAACCAACAAGTTTTGCTCCGAGATTCGAGttttatagattaaaaaaacagTGATTTTGAGGCTAGACCTTTGCTTGTGTTGTGTTGTAAGTTGTTCATGTTCATTTTTGCATTCTCAAACCAAGGAAAAGTCCAAGAGTTTCTCCCTTTGGTTCTGTGTGCGTTTGTTTCCTCGACCCTTGTTCTTTTCTCCATTTTGTGCTTCAAAACAAAATAGCTTGGCATCTTTTGTGATAATCTTTTGTTTTCTAGGTTTTGAATGATGCATGCAACATAGTGTAGGAAAGAGGGACCTGAGTGAAACAAGTGGTGTGATTCTCTCACAAACATGGAAGAGAATGTTAAGCAGCCATTGTTGGAGAGGAAATACTACGAGGACTGCCCAGGTTGTAAAGTGGATCAAGCCAAAGAGTTGAGTGAGGGACAAGGTGTACCTGTTAGAAATCTTTTCATCATATGGATGGTGGTGTTGTGTGCTggtaatcattaattttattttattttgtgtactTTTCACTTcaggaaaattgtttttttcttcttctttcagtTCTGCCATTTTAGGACTTTTGGGGTATTTGTGACTGCCATGTTTGCTAATTATACTGTTCTAACTGCTAACCAaatgtttagtttaaattatgtTATCAATTGCCTTTTTTGACAAGAGTCatctaaattttttgttttctcttatgTGCTTTTGCATCAGACAAACACAGTTGCTACAAGGTTGCTAAACTAGGTAAAAGTTCAGTCAGGTTGGCTATAAAATTTGGTGCCTAACTTCAGAACTGAAACTGAATATAATGTTTACATTGATACCTTAACTGTTAATTTATTCAGCTAAAACTGCAAAACTAGTCTTTTTTCAAGTTGCACACTTTCTAACTTTGGTTCATCCTTTTTCTTGGAGAAAATCAGGAAAAAGCTTACCCCTTAGTGGTGACTGATatgattatttcatttttctcttgagTGTCTGAAATTGAGTACCTTAGGTAAAAAAAACAGTGCTTTTTAATAATCCCATTAGAGTAGTGTGGGAGGATCAAAGTTAAATgctaaatattttcaaatgaaaatcagtgtttgattctcttttttttaccaGTAGTCATCTTTTCTTTGTCAATCAGTTGAAACTATTTTCCCCTTTCTGATGTCACTTTATTTTGTCTTGTACAGCGTTGCCCATATCGTCTCTCTTCCCCTTCCTTTATTTCATGGTGAGTTTAACTATGTACTGGGGTTTACTGTTGTTGCCTTTGCACTTGATGTATAGTCTAATTATGTGACATTGTTGGAAGTTGTCTGAACATATTCTTAAAAGTTGAAGATAAGAAGTGCTCACTCCTCTCAATCTTCACATCATCTCTGTTTTGGCAtttcaaaaatgaatttaagtGTCAATTCACTGTTTAATTTAATCATCACTTATACTTGAAGAAAATCCTTCCCTCAATACTCAAATTACTTGTGTTTCTTGGAATGTCCATTGCCATGATTAACTTACATGAGGAAGGGATGTTTTTGAGCTATTTTGAATGGAGAGAAATTGCTATTAATGGAAAGTGTGTCTtattgcaaatagcaatttatTCTTTGGCCAATGTGAATGAACTTCACTCCTCCAATGAGACTACTTTAATAAATTGCAATTTTGGAATGCAAACAACTAATTAGTGGTCTGAAGAACTGAATAAGGTTCAGTCTAACTAATCTTAAAGCCTCTCTGAGTCATTAATCAGAAGATTTTCTATAATATACCAATTACCACTCATCTTTTTTCTCAATAATAATATGCCAATTTCTGTTCCCTTTCAACCGTATAAATTTGCAGCTGAAATTGATAGTTACATGTTAGATGAGCCGAAGAGAATTTTTAATTGCTTGTTGCTCTTTGTTCtgctttttcatttgttatgaAATGCTCAAGAAATCAAATCTTTGTTGATGTTTAACTTTATGCCAATGCACATAATATGCATCCTTAATAAATGCAACATTTATTTTCAGGTAAGGGATTTTAATATTGCAAAAACAGAAGCTGACATTAGTTCTTATGCTGGTTATGTTGGTAAGCTTACTTCtattatttccatttttttaagtCTTCAACAATTCTTGTAAGCTATTTATTATTGATGCCAGTATGATAAAAAATGTTGTAGGTTCTGCATTCATGTTTGGAAGATGTTTGACATCTGTAATGTGGGGTATTGTAGCTGATCGCTATGGCCGAAAGCCTGTTATAGTTATAGGGATTATTGTAGTGTAAGTACATCTGCTAATGAATTGGATTCTTTTAAGTGATGCTGTGCAGCTTCCCATAATAATCAATGCTTGCTTGATTTCAGTGTCATTTTCAACACACTATTTGGCcttagcacaagtttttggatGGCAGTTATAATGAGATTTCTTCTGGGAAGTTTAAATGGTTTGCTTGGACCAGTGAAGGTATTACATTTTTAACTCCTAATAGTTAGGACTTCCGCGTTTCATCTACCCGTACCAGGATAGAAATATTGAATGTGTGAACTTGGATATGTAACTTGTTCATCTCAtagaaatttcaatttatacATCTGTAACCTTTTTGCCTAACTCGTTTATATTTAAAAGGCCTATGCCACTGAACTTTTTCGAGAAGAACACCAGGCTCTGGGACTCTCAACTGTAAGCATCACCAACTTTTTGTACTATTAGTTCTTACTTCTTAGTACTGCATTTCCACAATAATAATTCAATGTGTGATTTTCTTTTAGGTCAGTGCAGCTTGGGGAGTAGGTTTAATCATTGGCCCAGCATTGGGAGGCTATTTGGCTCAGGTACTATCTATATTCTTTTTTGCCATTTGGAGTATAAGATGCATCTTGCATAAACCCTTGAATTTTGTGCTTGTTCATGAGATGACTTGTTTTAACTTGAAAGACTTCTGGcttttaattaagaaagttaATGCCTGAAATTCTGTATTTAATTgaggattattattattattttgtaaaaatccaTCTGCCATACAAATTGCATGTTATCAACATTTTGTACTGTTAAGTACTTGAGTTTCTCTAACAgtgctaattttttaattgtagcCAGTAGAGAAGTACCCCCATATATTTTCAAAGGATTCCTTCTGGGATAAGTAAGTGGACATCTActgcttttaattttataaaatttaaggatTCAATTTTCCTATTGCCTTTGTCTTTCtatcattttattctttaatgatGTGCTGATTTTCATTTGCCAAAACATCAATCATTCTGCAGGTTTCCTTACTTCTTGCCCAACTTTATAATATCAGCAGTTGCATTTGTAGTAGTCATTGGTTGTATCTGGATTCCGGTATGTATCTTAGGTTGACATATATGTTCATTGAATACAGATGATTCTATCTTCTTTATATTTTGtggattttactttttttatgatgGCATTTTATACTGTAGAACCattttttgtatgattttttctGCTCAGCATTGCCTTGTCTTCACTGTTTATATTGTTTAGTCTGTCTCCctcatcaatttaattttttgcatAAATGCAGGAGACACTTCACAACCACAATTGTAGAAATGAATCCATAGACAATGCTGAAGCTTTAGAAAACGGTGGCAGTGTGGCCAGTAAAGACAAGATaatccaaaagaaggaaaacctccTCCTGAACTGGCCCTTAATGTCATCGGTCATTGTTTATTGTGTTTTCGCACTTCATGATATTGCATATCAAGAGGTATGATACTTAATGAGGTTAAAACTGGTCCATCCATCTCCTTTAAGATATTCTGTTTGGATTTTCCTGCTTTTTTAACTTAACAACATTCATTCAACTTGATTTCTTTAGGTTTTCTCATTATGGGCTGTGAGTCCTCAAAGGTTGGGGGGTTTGAACTTTACAACTGATGATGTTGGTAATGTTCTTTCAATATCAGGTGCATCTCTAGAAACAACAATATATGCTTATTATGGTTGGCCATACAAGTTTCCTTCCTAACATTCCATTAATAATGACTGCACATAAATTTATGCATTTACATAAGGCCACATGGTCACTTCCTGCAAGGGCGCTTCTCTTTTTACGGGTCTTGCCAAATGAATTTTACTGGTCATATATATCAGAAGGTTACTAATTGAATTGTATATTGGTTGGtcaaattgaattttatatgATAGTACATCTGTTCAGGCCTCTATTATTTTTGCATGCGAAATCTTCTATTTTATAACACTCCAGGATGCTATAACTTTGACAGCAAggttcttttatctttctttataaTAAAGGCATGAACAATACACGTGTTTGTATGATAATCATCAGTTTGGAACAAGATTGACATAATATGGTACCACTTGaaccatattaaatttattcCTTTAGTTCAATACTTTTATACTGTTTGTACTTTGGGTTTGACAGTAGTGACAGATGTAGAAAAAATTTATATCCGTACTCCTATTTCGTAATagatattttgtataatttctGACTTCTCAAGTGTTTAGGTCTAGCACTTATCATTTACCAACTTACCATATACCCATCCGTGGAAAAAGCTAGTGGACCTATTGTTATTGGTCGCATTTCTGGGGTTAGTTTTCATCTAATTGTGGCAATTATTGCTTTTcagcatttcattttttgttatttaaaaaaaatttctgtaACGTTGGTCCCATATGCAGATGATATCCATACCACTTTTGCAAAGTTACCCCTTCATAGCGTTGTTGTCAGGCTTAGCAATATACATAGTGTTAAGTATTGCTTCAGTTTTGAAGAATATTCTGTCTGTAAGTGCTCCTGTTATTTATTTGGATTCTTCTCTAAACCTCAGGAGATCAATTAAATTGAGTCAGAAAAGTTTCTCTATGTTACAAATTTGACTGGTTGTACTCTTTTTTATTGGATTTAGGCGACCATTAATACTGGTTTGTTCCTTCTACAAAACCGAGCAGTGGTAAGTTTTTGCATAATTTCattgtttttagtttctttacAATGGTTGAGAGTTGAGACTAGTTATTGACGATGACAtgttgatttggataacaggaACAACACCAAAGGGGGGCAGCTAATGGCATTTCCATGACAGGCATGTCTCTATTCAAAGCTATTGGCCCTGCTACAGGTGGTGCAATGTGAGTGTTTGTTACAATCCATCCCATATATTAGGCCCAAGAGGATCATTTCAATAGCTAAGAAAAGAAATGGAACGATTATGTTGTTTACAAATAGATCATTTTGGTTGTTAGAATAAATATCTCATGTAGATCCACTAGAATATTATTGTTAGAATTCTGTTAGCAATGGCAGGCGCTCTGCTTATATATCCTTGTAATTCCATTGAGTGAGGAATGAAGAATCAGAATTGTTACATTTATCTCTTTTAGTTGTAGAATGATAGGAGTAGAAGTAGAGATTCCTTCACCTATCAGTGGTGCTTTCATCAGCCTACTCACCTCTCACACACACCACCACCTCACAAGGACATTCCGATGTCTAACAGTGTTCCTATGATTTCTCCagcttttgtttgattttatctTCGTTCAAAAAATGTCAATGTAGACATCTATAAAGGATTAGAATTTCAAACGACACTTGCTATAACACTTACATATTATTGCATAGGTATtttcatatatgataaataataacaGATTAATATAATTCATCAGTTCCGGAAACTTCATGCTAAGTTCTTTTATGATATAGTTCTTTGACACCTAACTGTTAGTTGACTAGATTGAAAGATGTAGGTAGCCTGTTTCCTGTTGATGTATACCTTTAGCGTTGTTGGCATAGTAAGATATTTTATGGAAATTACTCTGGCCCTGATTCATTGGCAGTTAACAAAGTTTTCATTAGTAGAATTTCTTAATCACATACTTTCTAACCTCAAGTATGATACATTAAAattatcttcaattttcttATATGATCATGGTCAATGCAGATTAACTTGGTCACAAAAGCGAATGGATGCTTCATTTCTCCCAGGTATGATGCTCAACTAATTTATTTGTTCTGGTTTCTGTTTCATATATGGAACATGGAACCCTCTGACTATCTTTAAAGTCAGTTAGCCTTCAATAACAGTAGCCTTTAATCTGTGTGGACCTAACTTcagattatgtatttatttgtGCTAATCTAATACCGTTGAAggacaaagaaaaaagtaaatgtAGAACTGAATCACATGTGAATTCCTTATAGTACTATGTTTTAATGTGTGTGGACCTAAGTTTAGATTATGCATTTATTCTGTTAGTCTAATACCCTGATGTTAATATAGTTTATTAAGAGCACCGATTCTTTTGCTAGCTGCATTATTAGGGGCTTACTTACTGTTCTACATTTGATTGCAGGCACCCATATGGTCTTCTTTGCCTTGAACATAGTTGAAGCACTTGGATTACTAATGTTGTTCAAACCATTCCTTGTTGAAAAGAACAAAACGCACTTAAATCAGTTACATTGATACCAGTCAATTTTTCTTAAGATCATGTAGCATCTCTCTAAGCTGTTGTTGCCtacatatatatacttatattatatataaatattaataatttaattaggtaattaatttcatatttttttataattattaaaaacataaatttatcattttaatagttaaataaataattttataataataacaataattaaataaaaaagttaaaattatactgttaattaaaaatataatttaattcttaaatactttttaagTTCTTCGTTGTTTAGTAAGTTATGTTATAGAtcgttttaatttaaatgtattttataaattaatctatgatttatttcaaatttaaaatgtactaacaaaattaatttttaaaatagtgtgGGATGGGTTCCAAAGT of the Glycine max cultivar Williams 82 chromosome 13, Glycine_max_v4.0, whole genome shotgun sequence genome contains:
- the LOC100799070 gene encoding protein ZINC INDUCED FACILITATOR-LIKE 1 isoform X3, which produces MEENVKQPLLERKYYEDCPGCKVDQAKELSEGQGVPVRNLFIIWMVVLCAALPISSLFPFLYFMVRDFNIAKTEADISSYAGYVGSAFMFGRCLTSVMWGIVADRYGRKPVIVIGIIVVVIFNTLFGLSTSFWMAVIMRFLLGSLNGLLGPVKAYATELFREEHQALGLSTVSAAWGVGLIIGPALGGYLAQPVEKYPHIFSKDSFWDKFPYFLPNFIISAVAFVVVIGCIWIPETLHNHNCRNESIDNAEALENGGSVASKDKIIQKKENLLLNWPLMSSVIVYCVFALHDIAYQEVFSLWAVSPQRLGGLNFTTDDVGNVLSISGLALIIYQLTIYPSVEKASGPIVIGRISGMISIPLLQSYPFIALLSGLAIYIVLSIASVLKNILSATINTGLFLLQNRAVEQHQRGAANGISMTGMSLFKAIGPATGGAILTWSQKRMDASFLPGTHMVFFALNIVEALGLLMLFKPFLVEKNKTHLNQLH
- the LOC100799070 gene encoding protein ZINC INDUCED FACILITATOR-LIKE 1 isoform X2; the protein is MEENVKQPLLERKYYEDCPGCKVDQAKELSEGQGVPVRNLFIIWMVVLCADKHSCYKVAKLALPISSLFPFLYFMVRDFNIAKTEADISSYAGYVGSAFMFGRCLTSVMWGIVADRYGRKPVIVIGIIVVVIFNTLFGLSTSFWMAVIMRFLLGSLNGLLGPVKAYATELFREEHQALGLSTCSLGSRFNHWPSIGRLFGSVEKYPHIFSKDSFWDKFPYFLPNFIISAVAFVVVIGCIWIPETLHNHNCRNESIDNAEALENGGSVASKDKIIQKKENLLLNWPLMSSVIVYCVFALHDIAYQEVFSLWAVSPQRLGGLNFTTDDVGNVLSISGLALIIYQLTIYPSVEKASGPIVIGRISGMISIPLLQSYPFIALLSGLAIYIVLSIASVLKNILSATINTGLFLLQNRAVEQHQRGAANGISMTGMSLFKAIGPATGGAILTWSQKRMDASFLPGTHMVFFALNIVEALGLLMLFKPFLVEKNKTHLNQLH
- the LOC100799070 gene encoding protein ZINC INDUCED FACILITATOR-LIKE 1 isoform X6 encodes the protein MDGGVVCCVAHIVSLPLPLFHADRYGRKPVIVIGIIVVVIFNTLFGLSTSFWMAVIMRFLLGSLNGLLGPVKAYATELFREEHQALGLSTVSAAWGVGLIIGPALGGYLAQPVEKYPHIFSKDSFWDKFPYFLPNFIISAVAFVVVIGCIWIPETLHNHNCRNESIDNAEALENGGSVASKDKIIQKKENLLLNWPLMSSVIVYCVFALHDIAYQEVFSLWAVSPQRLGGLNFTTDDVGNVLSISGLALIIYQLTIYPSVEKASGPIVIGRISGMISIPLLQSYPFIALLSGLAIYIVLSIASVLKNILSATINTGLFLLQNRAVEQHQRGAANGISMTGMSLFKAIGPATGGAILTWSQKRMDASFLPGTHMVFFALNIVEALGLLMLFKPFLVEKNKTHLNQLH
- the LOC100799070 gene encoding protein ZINC INDUCED FACILITATOR-LIKE 1 isoform X7 codes for the protein MEENVKQPLLERKYYEDCPGCKVDQAKELSEGQGVPVRNLFIIWMVVLCAALPISSLFPFLYFMVRDFNIAKTEADISSYAGYVGSAFMFGRCLTSVMWGIVADRYGRKPVIVIGIIVVVIFNTLFGLSTSFWMAVIMRFLLGSLNGLLGPVKAYATELFREEHQALGLSTVSAAWGVGLIIGPALGGYLAQPVEKYPHIFSKDSFWDKFPYFLPNFIISAVAFVVVIGCIWIPETLHNHNCRNESIDNAEALENGGSVASKDKIIQKKENLLLNWPLMSSVIVYCVFALHDIAYQEVFSLWAVSPQRLGGLNFTTDDVGNVLSISGLALIIYQLTIYPSVEKASGPIVIGRISGMISIPLLQSYPFIALLSGLAIYIVLSIASVLKNILSATINTGLFLLQNRAVEQHQRGAANGISMTGMSLFKAIGPATGGAM
- the LOC100799070 gene encoding protein ZINC INDUCED FACILITATOR-LIKE 1 isoform X1, which produces MEENVKQPLLERKYYEDCPGCKVDQAKELSEGQGVPVRNLFIIWMVVLCADKHSCYKVAKLALPISSLFPFLYFMVRDFNIAKTEADISSYAGYVGSAFMFGRCLTSVMWGIVADRYGRKPVIVIGIIVVVIFNTLFGLSTSFWMAVIMRFLLGSLNGLLGPVKAYATELFREEHQALGLSTVSAAWGVGLIIGPALGGYLAQPVEKYPHIFSKDSFWDKFPYFLPNFIISAVAFVVVIGCIWIPETLHNHNCRNESIDNAEALENGGSVASKDKIIQKKENLLLNWPLMSSVIVYCVFALHDIAYQEVFSLWAVSPQRLGGLNFTTDDVGNVLSISGLALIIYQLTIYPSVEKASGPIVIGRISGMISIPLLQSYPFIALLSGLAIYIVLSIASVLKNILSATINTGLFLLQNRAVEQHQRGAANGISMTGMSLFKAIGPATGGAILTWSQKRMDASFLPGTHMVFFALNIVEALGLLMLFKPFLVEKNKTHLNQLH
- the LOC100799070 gene encoding protein ZINC INDUCED FACILITATOR-LIKE 1 isoform X4, whose protein sequence is MEENVKQPLLERKYYEDCPGCKVDQAKELSEGQGVPVRNLFIIWMVVLCAALPISSLFPFLYFMVRDFNIAKTEADISSYAGYVGSAFMFGRCLTSVMWGIVADRYGRKPVIVIGIIVVVIFNTLFGLSTSFWMAVIMRFLLGSLNGLLGPVKAYATELFREEHQALGLSTCSLGSRFNHWPSIGRLFGSVEKYPHIFSKDSFWDKFPYFLPNFIISAVAFVVVIGCIWIPETLHNHNCRNESIDNAEALENGGSVASKDKIIQKKENLLLNWPLMSSVIVYCVFALHDIAYQEVFSLWAVSPQRLGGLNFTTDDVGNVLSISGLALIIYQLTIYPSVEKASGPIVIGRISGMISIPLLQSYPFIALLSGLAIYIVLSIASVLKNILSATINTGLFLLQNRAVEQHQRGAANGISMTGMSLFKAIGPATGGAILTWSQKRMDASFLPGTHMVFFALNIVEALGLLMLFKPFLVEKNKTHLNQLH
- the LOC100799070 gene encoding protein ZINC INDUCED FACILITATOR-LIKE 1 isoform X5, which codes for MIKNVVGSAFMFGRCLTSVMWGIVADRYGRKPVIVIGIIVVVIFNTLFGLSTSFWMAVIMRFLLGSLNGLLGPVKAYATELFREEHQALGLSTVSAAWGVGLIIGPALGGYLAQPVEKYPHIFSKDSFWDKFPYFLPNFIISAVAFVVVIGCIWIPETLHNHNCRNESIDNAEALENGGSVASKDKIIQKKENLLLNWPLMSSVIVYCVFALHDIAYQEVFSLWAVSPQRLGGLNFTTDDVGNVLSISGLALIIYQLTIYPSVEKASGPIVIGRISGMISIPLLQSYPFIALLSGLAIYIVLSIASVLKNILSATINTGLFLLQNRAVEQHQRGAANGISMTGMSLFKAIGPATGGAILTWSQKRMDASFLPGTHMVFFALNIVEALGLLMLFKPFLVEKNKTHLNQLH